One Pyxicephalus adspersus chromosome 3, UCB_Pads_2.0, whole genome shotgun sequence genomic window carries:
- the LOC140327486 gene encoding uncharacterized protein, whose translation MEKLQRRLRHKFHVERSKDQLRKRWSDLKNRERDVLHTLRRRIDRKRRRAREVEEQPQERPEEPVETEECILGTPDQAGRLEEPVEVEGRILVYGYKKKMYNCLNMTNRLFLDLVQICIWFCFYAELILVSPTEEVLESVVEIEPRMYPNYREYQRESEKVHSQARQGRWQKVCCFPKKGDSGETGGHGLQIQGSGQNSA comes from the exons ATGGAGAAATTGCAGAGGAGGTTGCGGCACAAATTTCATGTTGAGCGTTCGAAAGATCAGTTgcggaaaaggtggtctgatctgAAGAACAGAGAGAGGGACGTGCTGCATACGCTGAGGCGACGTATTGACAGAAAAC gacgacgtgctcgggaggtagaggagcagccgcaggagcgtccggaggagccggtagagacagaag AGTGCATTCTGGGGACCCCTGACCAGGCTGGCCGTCTGGAGGAGccggtagaggtggaaggtaggatattggtatatggttataagaaaaaaatgtataattgtctaaatatgacaaatagattatttttagatttagtgcaaatatgtatttggttttgtttttatgcagagttgattctggtttccccaACAGAGGAGGTActggaatctgtggtggaaattgagccACGTATGTACCCAAATtatagagag TATCAGAGGGAGAGTGAGAAGGTCCACAGCCAGGcacgtcagggcagatggcaaaaagt atgttgtttcccaaaaaaaggAGATTCTGGAGAAACTGGAGGCCATGGACTGCAGATTCAAGGAAGTGGCCAGAACAGTGCGTGA